The following proteins come from a genomic window of Trifolium pratense cultivar HEN17-A07 linkage group LG4, ARS_RC_1.1, whole genome shotgun sequence:
- the LOC123920047 gene encoding F-box/kelch-repeat protein At3g06240-like — protein MDQSTTMTREKVRNYIHDDLTFSILSKLPLKSLKRFGCACKSWSLLFENNNFMSIFRNNFISNHHSCYEDTSLLLPIGDKVFHSPYSDRFENMVELDLPNSFLEENPHFGILDSGSITGILCLYSLNNDRIVFWNPTTKEFKVIPPSPLESVPPYQQFLIFLHGFGYDHVRDDYKLPHEDILHVSFYETYSLRSNSWKKLDTWHDSSVRGSYLGERLYLDGKCNWWDYIDSDLPNVKSALASFDLANEVFFTTLIPLDVPIDLADEYMFYHHLVELCGFIALITWIIGTSTFDISILYEVGVKESWTKLFIVGPLSCIERPIGTGKKGGIFFTKEDGEIFLFNLSTQKIEELGIQGIYSHVLFYRKNFLSFGG, from the coding sequence ATGGATCAATCTACGACTATGACAAGGGAAAAGGTTAGAAACTACATACACGATGATCTTACATTTTCCATTCTATCAAAATTGCCCCTAAAATCTCTTAAGCGATTTGGATGTGCTTGTAAATCATGGTCTCTTTTATTTGAAAACAATAATTTCATGAGTATTTTTCGCAACAATTTCATATCCAATCATCATTCTTGCTATGAAGATACATCTCTTCTTCTACCAATTGGTGATAAAGTTTTTCATTCACCTTATAGCGATAGATTTGAGAATATGGTCGAATTAGATCTTCCAAATTCATTTCTAGAGGAGAATCCtcattttggtattttagattCTGGTAGTATTACTGGAATTCTTTGCCTTTACTCACTCAATAATGATAGAATTGTATTTTGGAACCcaacaacaaaagaattcaAAGTCATTCCTCCAAGTCCTCTCGAGTCTGTACCACCTTATCAGcaatttctcatttttcttcATGGGTTTGGCTATGACCATGTTAGAGATGATTATAAATTGCCGCATGAAGATATATTACATGTATCCTTTTATGAGACATACAGTCTTAGAAGTAACTCTTGGAAAAAACTTGATACATGGCATGATTCTTCTGTGCGGGGAAGTTACTTAGGTGAGCGACTTTACTTGGATGGAAAGTGTAATTGGTGGGACTATATAGATAGTGACCTTCCAAATGTTAAATCAGCCTTGGCGTCATTTGATTTGGCCAATGAAGTGTTCTTTACAACACTTATACCCTTAGACGTGCCTATAGATTTGGCTGATGAATATATGTTTTATCATCACTTGGTGGAGTTATGTGGTTTTATTGCTTTGATCACATGGATTATTGGTACATCTACTTTTGACATATCAATTTTATATGAAGTTGGTGTGAAAGAATCATGGACTAAACTTTTTATTGTTGGACCATTGTCTTGCATTGAGCGTCCTATCGGAACAGGAAAAAAGGGTGgtatattttttacaaaagaagATGGTGAAATATTTCTGTTTAACTTGAGCACGCAGAAGATTGAGGAGCTTGGCATTCAAGGAATTTATTCTCATGTGTTATTTTATAGGaaaaattttctttcatttggaggataa